One part of the Coffea eugenioides isolate CCC68of chromosome 10, Ceug_1.0, whole genome shotgun sequence genome encodes these proteins:
- the LOC113750122 gene encoding protein TAP1-like gives MEGTGKHAVTVMVMMMALLLWGCLMMMSGAEAHIEKGGCLEGCLEGCKHSGISPLRCFKYCEKHCGSLSPSFAAGGQKQQPPPPPPAGHHYCNLGCMFEKCSKFHDDEAKEEACALDCKNHVCKPANS, from the exons atggAGGGAACCGGAAAACATGCAGTAACTGTGATGGTGATGATGATGGCTTTGTTGTTATGGGGCTGCTTGATGATGATGAGCGGAGCCGAAGCACATATAGAAAAAGGAGGCTGCTTAGAAGGTTGCTTGGAGGGTTGCAAACACAGTGGTATCAGTCCTTTGAGGTGCTTCAAGTATTGCGAAAAGCACTGTGGTTCTCTCTCTCCATCTTTTGCTGCCGGCGGCCAGAAGCAGcagccaccaccaccacccccaGCTGGCCACCATTATTGCAACCTTGGATGCATGTTCGAGAAATGCTCCAAATTCCACGATG ACGAAGCCAAGGAAGAAGCCTGTGCATTAGACTGCAAAAACCATGTCTGCAAGCCCGCAAATTCTTGA